Proteins found in one Seonamhaeicola sp. S2-3 genomic segment:
- a CDS encoding pyruvate dehydrogenase complex E1 component subunit beta: MKTIQFREAVCEAMSEEMRRDESVYLMGEEVAEYNGAYKASKGMLDEFGPKRVIDTPIAELGFAGIAVGSTMTGNRPIVEYMTFNFSLVGIDQIINNAAKIRQMSGGQFKCPIVFRGPTASAGQLGATHSQAFENWFANTPGLKVVVPSNPADAKGLLKSAIRDDDPVIFMESEQMYGDKGEVPEGEYLIPIGVADIKRKGDDVTIVSFGKIIKEAYKAADELQKEGISCEIIDLRTVRPMDRKTIIESVKKTNRLVVLEEAWPFGSVATEITYSVQAEAFDYLDAPIVKLNTADTPAPYSPVLLKEWLPNHEDVIKAVKKVLYQ, from the coding sequence ATGAAGACAATTCAATTTAGAGAGGCTGTTTGTGAAGCTATGAGCGAAGAAATGCGCAGAGACGAAAGTGTGTATTTAATGGGTGAAGAAGTAGCAGAATATAACGGTGCCTACAAAGCATCAAAAGGGATGTTAGATGAATTTGGGCCAAAGCGTGTTATTGATACACCAATTGCAGAACTTGGTTTTGCAGGTATAGCAGTGGGGTCTACTATGACAGGGAATAGACCAATTGTTGAATACATGACCTTTAATTTCTCGTTGGTTGGAATTGATCAAATTATAAACAACGCAGCAAAAATAAGACAAATGTCTGGAGGACAGTTTAAATGTCCTATTGTGTTCCGTGGTCCAACTGCTTCTGCGGGTCAGTTAGGTGCTACGCACTCGCAAGCTTTTGAAAATTGGTTTGCTAACACACCAGGTCTAAAAGTGGTGGTGCCATCAAATCCAGCCGATGCGAAAGGATTATTAAAATCTGCTATCCGTGATGACGATCCTGTTATTTTTATGGAAAGTGAGCAAATGTATGGTGATAAAGGTGAAGTGCCAGAAGGTGAGTACTTAATACCAATTGGTGTAGCCGATATTAAAAGAAAGGGAGATGATGTAACCATTGTATCTTTTGGTAAAATTATTAAAGAAGCTTATAAAGCTGCTGATGAATTACAGAAAGAAGGTATTTCTTGTGAGATTATCGATTTACGTACAGTGCGCCCAATGGACAGAAAAACTATTATAGAGTCTGTTAAAAAAACAAACCGATTAGTAGTTTTAGAAGAAGCATGGCCTTTTGGTAGTGTTGCTACAGAAATTACATATTCTGTTCAAGCAGAAGCATTTGATTATTTAGATGCACCAATTGTTAAGTTAAATACCGCAGATACGCCAGCTCCGTATTCTCCAGTATTGTTAAAAGAATGGTTACCAAATCATGAAGATGTTATTAAAGCAGTAAAGAAAGTATTATACCAATAA